A stretch of Rhinopithecus roxellana isolate Shanxi Qingling chromosome 12, ASM756505v1, whole genome shotgun sequence DNA encodes these proteins:
- the PLEKHG5 gene encoding pleckstrin homology domain-containing family G member 5 isoform X4 — translation MHYDGHVRFDLPPPGSVLARNVSTRSCPPRTSPAVDLEEEEEESSVDGKGDRKSTGLKLSKKKARRRHTDDPSKECFTLKFDLNVDIETEIVPAMKKKSLGEVLLPVFERKGIALGKVDIYLDQSNTPLSLSFEAYRFGGHYLRVKAKPGDEGKVEQGVKDSKSLSLPILRPAGTGPPALERADPQSRRESLDILAPGRRRKNMSEFLGEASIPGQEPPTPSSCSLPSGSSGSTSSGDSWKNRAASRFSGFFSSGPSSSAFGREVDKMEQLEGKLHTYSLFGLPRLPRRLRFDHDSWEEEDDEDEDEDNACLRLEDSWRELIDGHEKLTRRQCHQQEAVWELLHTEASYIRKLRVITNLFLCCLLNLQESGLLCEVEAERLFSNIPEIAQLHRRLWAGVMTPVLEKARRTRALLQPGDFLKGFKMFGSLFKPYIRYCMEEEGCMEYMRGLLRDNDLFRAYVTWAEKHPQCQRLKLSDMLAKPHQRLTKYPLLLKSVLRKTEEPRAKEAVVTMIDSVERFIHHVNACMRQRQERQRLAAVVSRIDAYEVVESSSDEVDKLLKEFLHLDLTAPIPGASPEETRQLLLEGSLKMKEGKDSKVDVYCFLFTDLLLVTKAVKKAERTRVIRPPLLVDKIVCRELRDPGSFLLIYLNEFHSAVGAYTFQASGQALCRGWVDTIYNAQNQLQQLRTQEPPGSQQPLQSLEEEEDEQEEEEEEEEEEEGEESGNSAASSPTIMRKSSSSPDSQHCASDGSTETLAMVVVEPGETLSSPEFDGGPFSSQSDETSLSTIASSATPTSELLPLGPVDGRSCSIDSAYGTLSPTSLQDFVAPGPVAELVPRPPDSPQAPSPPPSPRLRRRTPVQLLTCPPQLLKSKSEASLLQLLAGAGTHGTSSAPSRSLSELCLAVPASGIRTQGSPQEAGPSWNCQGAPSPGSGPRLASCLAGEPAGSHRKRCGDLPSGASPRVQPEPPPGVSTQHRKLTLAQLYRIRTTLLLNSTLTASEV, via the exons ATGCATTATGATGGGCATGTCCGCTTTGACCTTCCTCCACCAG GCTCTGTCCTTGCCCGGAACGTGTCCACCCGGTCATGCCCGCCGCGCACCAGCCCCGCGGTGgacttggaggaggaggaggaggagagctcTGTGGATGGCAAAGG GGACCGGAAGAGCACAGGCCTGAAACTCTCCAagaagaaagcaaggaggagacACACGGAT GACCCCAGCAAGGAGTGCTTCACCCTGAAATTTGACCTGAATGTGGACATCGAGACGGAGATCGTCCCAGCCATGAAGAAGAAGTCGCTGGG GGAGGTGCTGCTGCCTGTATTTGAAAGGAAGGGCATTGCGCTGGGCAAAGTGGACATCTACCTGGACCAGTCCAACACACCCCTGTCCCTCTCCTTCGAGGCCTACAGGTTCGGGGGACACTATCTTCGTGTCAAAG CCAAGCCTGGAGATGAGGGCAAGGTGGAGCAGGGCGTGAAGGACTCCAAGTCCCTGAGTCTGCCGATCCTGCGGCCAGCTGGGACTGGGCCCCCCGCCCTGGAGCGCGCGGACCCCCAGAGCCGCCGGGAGAGCCTGGACATCTTG GCCCCTGGCCGCCGCCGGAAGAACATGTCGGAGTTCCTGGGGGAGGCGAGCATCCCTGGGCAGGAGCCCCCCACGCCCTCCAGCTGCTCTTTGCCCAGTGGCAGCAGTGGCAGCACCAGCAGCGGCGACAGCTGGAAGAACCGGGCGGCCAGTCGCTTCAGTGGCTTTTTCAGCTCGGGCCCCAGCAGCAGCGCCTTTGGCCGG GAGGTAGACAAGATGGAGCAGCTGGAGGgcaagctgcacacctacagcctCTTCGGGCTGCCTAGGCTGCCCCGGAGGCTGCGCTTCGACCATGactcctgggaggaggaggatgatgaAGACGAGGATGAGGACAATGCCTGCCTGAGGCTGGAGGACAGCTGGCGGGAGCTCATTGATGGGCATGAG AAGCTGACCCGGCGGCAGTGCCACCAGCAAGAGGCAGTGTGGGAGCTACTGCACACGGAGGCCTCCTACATCAGGAAACTGCGGGTCATCACCAAT CTGTTCCTGTGCTGCCTCCTGAACCTGCAAGAATCAGGGCTGCTGTGTGAG GTGGAGGCGGAGCGTCTGTTCAGCAACATCCCGGAGATCGCGCAGCTGCATCGCAGGCTGTGGGCCGGCGTGATGACGCCGGTGCTGGAGAAGGCGCGGCGCACACGGGCGCTACTGCAGCCCGGGGACTTCCTCAAAGGCTTCAAGATG TTCGGCTCGCTCTTCAAGCCCTACATCCGCTACTGCATGGAGGAGGAGGGCTGCATGGAGTACATGCGCGGTCTGCTGCGCGACAACGACCTCTTCCGGGCCTACGTCACG TGGGCCGAGAAGCACCCACAGTGCCAGCGGCTGAAGCTGAGCGACATGTTGGCCAAACCCCACCAGCGGCTCACCAAGTACCCGCTGCTGCTCAAGTCGGTGCTGAGGAAGACTGAGGAGCCGCGCGCCAAGGAGGCCGTCGTCACCATG ATCGATTCCGTGGAGCGCTTCATCCACCACGTGAATGCGTGCATGCGGCAGCGCCAGGAGCGGCAGCGGCTGGCGGCTGTGGTGAGCCGCATCGACGCCTACGAGGTGGTGGAAAGCAGCAGCGACGAAGTGGACAAG CTCCTGAAGGAATTTCTGCACCTGGACTTGACAGCGCCCATCCCCGGCGCCTCCCCGGAGGAGACGCGGCAGCTGCTGCTGGAGGGGAGCCTGAAGATGAAGGAGGGGAAGGACAGCAAG GTGGATGTGTACTGCTTCCTCTTCACGGATCTGCTGTTGGTGACCAAGGCAGTGAAGAAGGCAGAGAGGACCAGGGTCATCAGGCCACCCCTGCTAGTGGACAAGATTGTGTGCCGGGAGCTACGGGACCCTG GGTCCTTCCTCCTTATCTACCTGAATGAGTTTCACAGTGCTGTAGGGGCCTACACATTCCAGGCCAGCGGCCAGGCCTTATGCCGTGGCTGGGTGGACACCATTTACAACGCCCAG AACCAGCTGCAACAGCTGCGCACACAGGAGCCACCAGGCAGCCAGCAGCCCCTGCAGAgcctggaagaggaggaggatgagcaggaggaggaagaggaggaggaggaggaggaggaaggcgaGGAGAGTGGCAATTCAGCTGCCAGCTCCCCCACCATCATGCggaaaagcagcagcagccccGACTCTCAGCACTG TGCCTCAGATGGCTCCACGGAGACCCTGGCCATGGTTGTGGTGGAGCCTGGGGAGACGCTGTCCTCCCCCGAGTTCGACGGCGGTCCTTTCAGCTCCCAGTCCGATGAGACCTCTCTCAGCACCATTGCCTCATCTGCCACGCCCACCAGTGAGCTGTTGCCCCTGGGTCCAGTGGACGGCCGCTCCTGCTCCATAGACTCTGCCTACGGCACCCTCTCCCCAACCTCCTTACAAGACTTTGTGGCCCCAGGCCCTGTGGCAGAACTAGTGCCTCGGCCCCCAGATTCCCCACAAGCTCCTTCCCCTCCACCCTCGCCCCGTCTCCGCCGCCGCACCCCTGTCCAGCTGTTAACCTGCCCGCCCCAACTGCTCAAGTCTAAGTCCGAGGCCAGCCTCCTCCAGCTGCTGGCAGGGGCTGGCACCCATGGAACATCCTCTGCCCCTAGCCGCAGCCTGTCAGAGCTCTGCCTGGCtgtcccagcctcaggtattagGACTCAGGGCTCCCCTCAGGAAGCTGGGCCCAGCTGGAATTGCCAGGGGGCCCCTAGCCCTGGCAGTGGTCCTAGGCTAGCTAGCTGCCTGGCCGGGGAACCTGCAGGCTCCCACAGGAAGAGGTGTGGAGACCTGCCCTCGGGGGCCTCTCCCAGGGTCCAGCCTGAGCCCCCACCAGGAGTCTCCACCCAGCACAGGAAGCTGACCCTGGCCCAGCTCTACCGAATCAGGACCACCCTGCTGCTTAACTCCACGCTCACTGCCTC GGAGGTCTGA
- the PLEKHG5 gene encoding pleckstrin homology domain-containing family G member 5 isoform X2, whose translation MGTGPGVSGRLAACRPGPGLLSRDSEPSWAGGRARDGEGQVCHHADCQQLHRRGPLSLCEACDSKFHSAMHYDGHVRFDLPPPGSVLARNVSTRSCPPRTSPAVDLEEEEEESSVDGKGDRKSTGLKLSKKKARRRHTDDPSKECFTLKFDLNVDIETEIVPAMKKKSLGEVLLPVFERKGIALGKVDIYLDQSNTPLSLSFEAYRFGGHYLRVKAKPGDEGKVEQGVKDSKSLSLPILRPAGTGPPALERADPQSRRESLDILAPGRRRKNMSEFLGEASIPGQEPPTPSSCSLPSGSSGSTSSGDSWKNRAASRFSGFFSSGPSSSAFGREVDKMEQLEGKLHTYSLFGLPRLPRRLRFDHDSWEEEDDEDEDEDNACLRLEDSWRELIDGHEKLTRRQCHQQEAVWELLHTEASYIRKLRVITNLFLCCLLNLQESGLLCEVEAERLFSNIPEIAQLHRRLWAGVMTPVLEKARRTRALLQPGDFLKGFKMFGSLFKPYIRYCMEEEGCMEYMRGLLRDNDLFRAYVTWAEKHPQCQRLKLSDMLAKPHQRLTKYPLLLKSVLRKTEEPRAKEAVVTMIDSVERFIHHVNACMRQRQERQRLAAVVSRIDAYEVVESSSDEVDKLLKEFLHLDLTAPIPGASPEETRQLLLEGSLKMKEGKDSKVDVYCFLFTDLLLVTKAVKKAERTRVIRPPLLVDKIVCRELRDPGSFLLIYLNEFHSAVGAYTFQASGQALCRGWVDTIYNAQNQLQQLRTQEPPGSQQPLQSLEEEEDEQEEEEEEEEEEEGEESGNSAASSPTIMRKSSSSPDSQHCASDGSTETLAMVVVEPGETLSSPEFDGGPFSSQSDETSLSTIASSATPTSELLPLGPVDGRSCSIDSAYGTLSPTSLQDFVAPGPVAELVPRPPDSPQAPSPPPSPRLRRRTPVQLLTCPPQLLKSKSEASLLQLLAGAGTHGTSSAPSRSLSELCLAVPASGIRTQGSPQEAGPSWNCQGAPSPGSGPRLASCLAGEPAGSHRKRCGDLPSGASPRVQPEPPPGVSTQHRKLTLAQLYRIRTTLLLNSTLTAS comes from the exons GTATGTCACCACGCCGACTGCCAGCAGCTGCACCGCCGGGGACCCCTCAGCCTCTGCGAGGCCTGTGACAGCAAGTTCCACAGCGCCATGCATTATGATGGGCATGTCCGCTTTGACCTTCCTCCACCAG GCTCTGTCCTTGCCCGGAACGTGTCCACCCGGTCATGCCCGCCGCGCACCAGCCCCGCGGTGgacttggaggaggaggaggaggagagctcTGTGGATGGCAAAGG GGACCGGAAGAGCACAGGCCTGAAACTCTCCAagaagaaagcaaggaggagacACACGGAT GACCCCAGCAAGGAGTGCTTCACCCTGAAATTTGACCTGAATGTGGACATCGAGACGGAGATCGTCCCAGCCATGAAGAAGAAGTCGCTGGG GGAGGTGCTGCTGCCTGTATTTGAAAGGAAGGGCATTGCGCTGGGCAAAGTGGACATCTACCTGGACCAGTCCAACACACCCCTGTCCCTCTCCTTCGAGGCCTACAGGTTCGGGGGACACTATCTTCGTGTCAAAG CCAAGCCTGGAGATGAGGGCAAGGTGGAGCAGGGCGTGAAGGACTCCAAGTCCCTGAGTCTGCCGATCCTGCGGCCAGCTGGGACTGGGCCCCCCGCCCTGGAGCGCGCGGACCCCCAGAGCCGCCGGGAGAGCCTGGACATCTTG GCCCCTGGCCGCCGCCGGAAGAACATGTCGGAGTTCCTGGGGGAGGCGAGCATCCCTGGGCAGGAGCCCCCCACGCCCTCCAGCTGCTCTTTGCCCAGTGGCAGCAGTGGCAGCACCAGCAGCGGCGACAGCTGGAAGAACCGGGCGGCCAGTCGCTTCAGTGGCTTTTTCAGCTCGGGCCCCAGCAGCAGCGCCTTTGGCCGG GAGGTAGACAAGATGGAGCAGCTGGAGGgcaagctgcacacctacagcctCTTCGGGCTGCCTAGGCTGCCCCGGAGGCTGCGCTTCGACCATGactcctgggaggaggaggatgatgaAGACGAGGATGAGGACAATGCCTGCCTGAGGCTGGAGGACAGCTGGCGGGAGCTCATTGATGGGCATGAG AAGCTGACCCGGCGGCAGTGCCACCAGCAAGAGGCAGTGTGGGAGCTACTGCACACGGAGGCCTCCTACATCAGGAAACTGCGGGTCATCACCAAT CTGTTCCTGTGCTGCCTCCTGAACCTGCAAGAATCAGGGCTGCTGTGTGAG GTGGAGGCGGAGCGTCTGTTCAGCAACATCCCGGAGATCGCGCAGCTGCATCGCAGGCTGTGGGCCGGCGTGATGACGCCGGTGCTGGAGAAGGCGCGGCGCACACGGGCGCTACTGCAGCCCGGGGACTTCCTCAAAGGCTTCAAGATG TTCGGCTCGCTCTTCAAGCCCTACATCCGCTACTGCATGGAGGAGGAGGGCTGCATGGAGTACATGCGCGGTCTGCTGCGCGACAACGACCTCTTCCGGGCCTACGTCACG TGGGCCGAGAAGCACCCACAGTGCCAGCGGCTGAAGCTGAGCGACATGTTGGCCAAACCCCACCAGCGGCTCACCAAGTACCCGCTGCTGCTCAAGTCGGTGCTGAGGAAGACTGAGGAGCCGCGCGCCAAGGAGGCCGTCGTCACCATG ATCGATTCCGTGGAGCGCTTCATCCACCACGTGAATGCGTGCATGCGGCAGCGCCAGGAGCGGCAGCGGCTGGCGGCTGTGGTGAGCCGCATCGACGCCTACGAGGTGGTGGAAAGCAGCAGCGACGAAGTGGACAAG CTCCTGAAGGAATTTCTGCACCTGGACTTGACAGCGCCCATCCCCGGCGCCTCCCCGGAGGAGACGCGGCAGCTGCTGCTGGAGGGGAGCCTGAAGATGAAGGAGGGGAAGGACAGCAAG GTGGATGTGTACTGCTTCCTCTTCACGGATCTGCTGTTGGTGACCAAGGCAGTGAAGAAGGCAGAGAGGACCAGGGTCATCAGGCCACCCCTGCTAGTGGACAAGATTGTGTGCCGGGAGCTACGGGACCCTG GGTCCTTCCTCCTTATCTACCTGAATGAGTTTCACAGTGCTGTAGGGGCCTACACATTCCAGGCCAGCGGCCAGGCCTTATGCCGTGGCTGGGTGGACACCATTTACAACGCCCAG AACCAGCTGCAACAGCTGCGCACACAGGAGCCACCAGGCAGCCAGCAGCCCCTGCAGAgcctggaagaggaggaggatgagcaggaggaggaagaggaggaggaggaggaggaggaaggcgaGGAGAGTGGCAATTCAGCTGCCAGCTCCCCCACCATCATGCggaaaagcagcagcagccccGACTCTCAGCACTG TGCCTCAGATGGCTCCACGGAGACCCTGGCCATGGTTGTGGTGGAGCCTGGGGAGACGCTGTCCTCCCCCGAGTTCGACGGCGGTCCTTTCAGCTCCCAGTCCGATGAGACCTCTCTCAGCACCATTGCCTCATCTGCCACGCCCACCAGTGAGCTGTTGCCCCTGGGTCCAGTGGACGGCCGCTCCTGCTCCATAGACTCTGCCTACGGCACCCTCTCCCCAACCTCCTTACAAGACTTTGTGGCCCCAGGCCCTGTGGCAGAACTAGTGCCTCGGCCCCCAGATTCCCCACAAGCTCCTTCCCCTCCACCCTCGCCCCGTCTCCGCCGCCGCACCCCTGTCCAGCTGTTAACCTGCCCGCCCCAACTGCTCAAGTCTAAGTCCGAGGCCAGCCTCCTCCAGCTGCTGGCAGGGGCTGGCACCCATGGAACATCCTCTGCCCCTAGCCGCAGCCTGTCAGAGCTCTGCCTGGCtgtcccagcctcaggtattagGACTCAGGGCTCCCCTCAGGAAGCTGGGCCCAGCTGGAATTGCCAGGGGGCCCCTAGCCCTGGCAGTGGTCCTAGGCTAGCTAGCTGCCTGGCCGGGGAACCTGCAGGCTCCCACAGGAAGAGGTGTGGAGACCTGCCCTCGGGGGCCTCTCCCAGGGTCCAGCCTGAGCCCCCACCAGGAGTCTCCACCCAGCACAGGAAGCTGACCCTGGCCCAGCTCTACCGAATCAGGACCACCCTGCTGCTTAACTCCACGCTCACTGCCTCGTGA